In Musa acuminata AAA Group cultivar baxijiao chromosome BXJ2-8, Cavendish_Baxijiao_AAA, whole genome shotgun sequence, one genomic interval encodes:
- the LOC135619431 gene encoding transcription factor NIGT1-like, protein MDLLGRARRYHDYIRALKEERKKIEVFQRELPLCLQLVTQAIESVRHRAGEEEGVYEGPVLEEFIPLKPSPTSTLSEEEKGETRKSAAAIGWDRKPEWLRSVQLWNQEPDTDLKVEPPKKPIAVSLKKIGGAFQPFDREKHVAPPAVVAVAPPASSTAGGGDGKGGGGGCADVDGSRSGGRDKEKEGQSQLHRKARRCWSPELHRRFLHALQQLGGSHVATPKQIRELMKVDGLTNDEVKSHLQKYRLHTRRPTPTVQSSSSSSSSSSPPATQFVLVGGILVSPPDYAAASPGNGAYAPPDSIYAPLASVPSDSKLRNQQLHQQSQRSIARPSDTEDRSGGEDDNSMRDDGDATNSASPTTSATSQTTTASPLF, encoded by the exons ATGGACCTGCTGGGGCGAGCGCGGAGGTACCATGACTACATCCGAGCGCTCAAAGAGGAGCGCAAGAAGATCGAGGTCTTCCAGAGAGAGCTGCCTCTTTGCCTTCAACTCGTTACGCAGG CGATCGAGAGCGTGAGACATCGTGCGGGTGAGGAAGAGGGGGTGTATGAAGGGCCGGTCTTGGAAGAGTTCATCCCTCTGAAGCCGAGTCCCACTTCGACGTTgtcggaggaggagaagggtgaGACTAGGAAGAGCGCCGCGGCGATCGGGTGGGATAGGAAGCCGGAGTGGCTTAGATCCGTCCAGCTCTGGAATCAGGAGCCGGACACAGACCTTAAAGTG GAGCCACCGAAGAAGCCGATAGCGGTGAGCTTGAAGAAGATCGGCGGCGCATTCCAGCCATTCGACAGGGAAAAGCATGTCGCGCCACCAGCGGTCGTGGCAGTAGCACCACCCGCGAGCTCCACTGCCGGTGGTGGTGATGGGAAGGGTGGAGGTGGAGGATGTGCTGACGTTGATGGCAGCCGCAGCGGCGGACGAGACAAGGAGAAGGAAGGGCAGTCCCAGCTCCATCGCAAGGCGAGACGCTGTTGGTCGCCGGAGCTCCACCGCCGGTTCCTGCACGCCCTTCAGCAGCTCGGTGGCTCCCACG TTGCAACTCCGAAGCAGATCAGGGAGCTGATGAAGGTGGACGGGCTCACCAACGACGAGGTCAAGAGCCATCTGCAG AAATATCGGCTGCACACCCGACGGCCGACCCCAACGGtacagagcagcagcagcagcagcagcagcagcagcccccCGGCCACCCAGTTTGTGTTGGTCGGCGGAATTCTGGTTTCGCCGCCAGATTACGCAGCAGCATCACCTGGGAATGGTGCTTATGCTCCTCCGGATAGCATCTACGCCCCATTAGCATCGGTTCCATCGGACTCGAAGCTTCGAAACCAGCAGCTTCATCAGCAGTCGCAAAGATCCATCGCGAGGCCTTCGGACACAGAAGACAGATCCGGCGGTGAAGATGACAACAGCATGCGGGATGATGGCGATGCCACCAACTCTGCGTCCCCTACGACCTCTGCAACTTCTCAAACCACCACAGCCTCGCCTCTCTTCTGA